Proteins found in one Chionomys nivalis chromosome 15, mChiNiv1.1, whole genome shotgun sequence genomic segment:
- the Znf366 gene encoding zinc finger protein 366 — MQKAMKMVKDEDGPFNAAAKSAPSFPHCLQPEAPRGKVPQRHLFPEVLRGPFSQFRYEPPPGDLDGFPEVFEGGGSRKRKSMPTKMPYNHPAEEAAIAEESKSLGPPNLPLLFPQPQRPKCDSQMIDLCNVGLQFYRTLEHLGGKPVKQEPVKPSAVWPQPTPPAFLPPPFPYYPKVHPGLMFPFFMPSSSPFPFSRHAFLPKQPPEPALPRKVEPLESEETKQKVERVDVNVQIDDSYYVDVGGAQKRWQCPTCDKSYTSKYNLVTHILGHSGIKPHACTRCGKLFKQLSHLHTHMLTHQGTRPHKCQVCHKAFTQTSHLKRHMMQHSEVKPHNCRVCSRGFAYPSELKAHEAKHASGRENICVECGLDFPTLAQLKRHLTTHRGPIQYNCSECDKTFQYPSQLQNHMMKHKDIRPYICSECGMEFVQPHHLKQHSLTHKGVKEHKCGICGREFTLLANMKRHVLIHTNIRAYQCHLCYKSFVQKQTLKAHMIVHSDVKPFKCKLCGKEFNRMHNLMGHMHLHSDSKPFKCLYCPSKFTLKGNLTRHMKVKHGVMERGLHAQGLGRGRLVLAQSTAVLRNLEQEEPFDLSQKRNAKGPVFQSDVDSTRSYLCQEEEEEEDGDESNSYEAESYSPSLAQESQQPCMPEDLSTKQEQTFRGPGEGRRDEDALEEQLEESGEDHEGRDIDCAITDEPLGSRLLQSGGQGPPFSDYLYFKHRDEGLKELLERKMEKQAVLLGV; from the exons ATGCAGAAGGCAATGAAGATGGTCAAGGATGAGGATGGACCCTTCAACGCAGCTGCCAAGAGCGCCCCCTCCTTTCCGCATTGCCTACAGCCGGAGGCTCCCCGAGGGAAGGTTCCCCAAAGACACCTCTTCCCTGAAGTTCTCCGGGGCCCCTTTTCCCAGTTTCGCTATGAACCTCCTCCAGGAGACCTTGACGGATTCCCCGAGGTCTTCGAGGGAGGAGGGTCCCGGAAACGGAAGAGCATGCCCACAAAGATGCCTTACAACCATCCGGCGGAAGAAGCCGCCATTGCTGAGGAGAGCAAGAGCCTGGGCCCTCcgaacctgcctctgcttttcccGCAGCCACAGCGCCCTAAGTGCGACTCTCAGATGATCGACCTGTGCAATGTGGGCTTGCAGTTCTACCGCACCCTGGAACACTTGGGGGGCAAACCCGTCAAGCAGGAGCCGGTGAAGCCCAGCGCCGTGTGGCCCCAGCCGACacctcctgccttcctgcctccgCCTTTCCCCTACTACCCCAAAGTCCACCCGGGACTCATGTTCCCCTTCTTCATGCCCTCGTCCTCACCCTTCCCTTTCAGCAGGCACGCCTTCCTGCCCAAGCAGCCCCCTGAGCCAGCGTTACCCCGGAAAGTCGAGCCCCTGGAAAGCGAGGAGACCAAGCAGAAGGTGGAAAGGGTGGATGTGAACGTCCAGATAGATGACAGCTACTATGTGGACGTGGGTGGGGCTCAGAAGCGCTGGCAGTGCCCCACCTGTGACAAGTCCTACACCTCCAAGTACAACCTGGTGACCCACATCCTGGGCCACAGTGGGATCAAGCCGCACGCCTGCACCCGCTGTGGGAAGCTCTTCAAGCAGCTCAGCCATCTGCATACCCACATGCTGACACACCAGGGTACGCGGCCCCACAAATGCCAGGTGTGCCACAAGGCCTTCACCCAGACCAGCCACCTGAAGCGCCACATGATGCAGCACAGCGAGGTGAAGCCGCACAACTGTCGCGTGTGCAGTCGGGGCTTTGCCTATCCCAGCGAGCTCAAGGCCCACGAAGCCAAGCACGCCAGCGGGCGTGAAAACATTTGCGTGGAGTGCGGCCTCGACTTCCCTACCCTGGCTCAGCTGAAGAGGCATCTCACCACGCATCGCGGCCCCATTCAGTACAACTGCTCCGAGTGCGACAAGACCTTCCAGTACCCAAGCCAGCTGCAGAACCACATGATGAAACACAAAGACATCCGTCCCTACATCTGCTCCGAGTGCGGCATGGAGTTCGTGCAGCCCCATCACCTCAAGCAGCACTCGCTCACCCACAAG GGCGTGAAAGAGCACAAATGTGGGATCTGCGGGCGTGAGTTCACCCTGCTGGCCAACATGAAGAGACACGTGCTGATCCACACCAACATCCGCGCCTACCAGTGCCACCTCTGCTACAAGAGCTTCGTACAGAAGCAGACGCTCAAGGCGCACATGATCGTCCACTCTGACGTGAAGCCTTTCAAATGCaag CTGTGTGGGAAAGAATTCAACCGCATGCACAACCTGATGGGCCACATGCACCTGCACTCCGACAGCAAGCCCTTCAAGTGCCTCTACTGCCCAAGCAAGTTCACTCTGAAGGGGAACCTGACACGCCACATGAAGGTCAAGCATGGAGTGATGGAGCGAGGCCTTCATGCCCAAG GTCTGGGCAGGGGACGACTCGTCCTGGCACAGTCCACTGCTGTCCTGAGGAACCTGGAGCAGGAGGAGCCATTTGACCTTTCCCAAAAGCGCAACGCAAAGGGGCCAGTGTTCCAGTCCGACGTGGACAGCACACGGAGCTACCTCtgccaggaggaggaagaggaggaggatggggacgAGAGCAACAGCTATGAGGCGGAGTCCTACAGCCCCAGCCTGGCCCAGGAGAGCCAGCAACCCTGCATGCCTGAGGATCTGTCCACCAAACAGGAGCAGACCTTCCGGGGCCCCGGGGAAGGACGCAGAGACGAggatgctctggaagagcagctggaggagaGTGGCGAGGACCACGAAGGCAGAGACATAGACTGTGCCATCACAGACGAGCCCCTGGGCAGCAGGCTGTTGCAAAGCGGTGGGCAGGGCCCCCCTTTTTCCGATTACTTATACTTCAAGCACAGAGATGAGGGTTTAAAAGAATTACtggagaggaaaatggaaaaacaagcagtccTTTTGGGTGTCTAA